Proteins encoded within one genomic window of Lynx canadensis isolate LIC74 chromosome B4, mLynCan4.pri.v2, whole genome shotgun sequence:
- the ACR gene encoding acrosin, translating to MVEMLPTAILLVLAVSVVAKDNATCDGPCGLRFRQNPQGSVRIVGGQDAALGAWPWMVSLQVFTSHNNRRYHACGGTLLNSHWLLTAAHCFGSKKKVYDWRLIFGAREIVYGSDKPVKPPQQERYVEKIIIHEKYVPSLEYNDIALLKITPPVPCGQFIGPGCLPQFRAGPPRVSQACWVAGWGFLRENAYRTSPTLQEALVNLIDLDLCNSTQWYNGRIRSTNVCAGYPEGKIDTCQGDSGGPLMCRDNVANTYVVVGVTSWGVGCARAKRPGVYTATWPYLNWIASKIGSNVLHMAQVPTPPPPTTPAPPVRRPSAHPSARPPWYFQRPVQPLPAHPPASQPPPLPRPKPPAPSLPPPPPPPPPPSPSPPPPAPPPITKPPQVLSFAKRLQQLIEILKGKTFSSAKGYYEMETTDLPELTAAS from the exons ATGGTGGAGATGCTGCCAACTGCCATCCTGCTGGTCTTGGCTGTGTCTGTGGTTGCCAAAGATAACGCCACGTGTGA TGGCCCCTGTGGGTTACGGTTCAGGCAGAACCCACAGGGGAGTGTCCGTATCGTCGGAGGGCAGGATGCGGCACTCGGGGCCTGGCCCTGGATGGTCAGCCTCCAGGTCTTCACTTCCCACAACAACCGAAGGTATCACGCGTGCGGAGGCACCCTGCTGAACTCCCACTGGTTGCTGACGGCTGCTCACTGCTTCGGGTCCAAAAA AAAAGTATATGACTGGAGACTGATTTTTGGAGCAAGGGAAATTGTGTATGGGAGCGATAAACCAGTGAAGCCGCCTCAACAGGAGAGATATGTCGAGAAAATCATCATTCATGAGAAATACGTCCCCAGTTTAGAGTACAATGACATTGCTCTCTTGAAGATCACCCCTCCAGTTCCATGTGGGCAGTTCATCGGACCCGGCTGCCTGCCCCAATTTAGGGCAGGCCCACCCAGAGTCTCCCAGGCCTgctgggtggctggctggggaTTCTTAAGAGAGAATG CCTACAGGACGTCACCTACACTGCAGGAGGCACTCGTGAACCTCATCGATCTCGACTTATGTAACTCCACCCAGTGGTACAACGGGCGCATCCGGTCCACCAACGTGTGCGCGGGGTACCCTGAAGGCAAGATTGACACCTGCCAG GGGGACAGCGGCGGTCCTCTCATGTGCAGAGACAACGTGGCAAATACCTATGTGGTCGTGGGAGTTACAAGCTGGGGGGTAGGCTGTGCCCGAGCTAAGCGCCCTGGAGTCTACACGGCCACCTGGCCCTATCTGAACTGGATTGCCTCCAAGATCGGTTCTAATGTCTTGCACATGGCTCAagtgcccacccctccccctcccactacTCCAGCACCCCCAGTCAGACgcccctctgcccacccttcTGCTCGCCCTCCTTGGTACTTCCAACGCCCTGTTCAACCACTTCCCGCGCATCCCCCTGCATCTCAACCTCCACCCCTACCCCGACCCAAACCCCCAGCCCcgtccctgcctccacccccacccccacccccgcctccatccccatccccaccccctcccgcacCCCCACCTATCACTAAACCTCCCCAAGTGCTTTCTTTTGCCAAGCGGCTACAGCAACTCATAGAGATCTTGAAGGGGAAGACCTTTTCTAGCGCAAAGGGGTATTATGAAATGGAGACCACAGACCTCCCCGAACTGACGGCTGCTTCCTGA